The nucleotide window tctttttttatagtatACTAACAGATAATATTTTTCCTATTTACTCATATTTCCTTATTTCATATTTCCCTAGTAAgttttacttcaattaagtactaaaataatttaatacttAATgatatgaaaatttaaatattcaaCATTATCGTTTTAGGCGTTGTGTTAATTATTCATTTGTTATATGCTTAGATCTTTTCGAAGTATTTCTGTGCCATATAGTCTATTTTTTGTGTTACCATAAGTTTGTACATAAGTGTCCTTGTGAGCATTAGTTTCTATGTTCTAATGTCACACTGTAGTGTTTTATTGTGTTGCTTTTTAATTGTTTGCTTAATTGTCCATTAGGGACTTCTGTTTCATATGTTTGTAAGGTGTGTAGTTGTTCAGATGATGCAGTGCGTGTAAGTGGACAGCAAATTAGCAAATTACTAGTTTGTTATGTCTTTTTAAGtgaacatttttgttttgtttttagttttgtggTTGTAACAATTGGAATAGTTGTTTTTTGTAATGACACTTAAGTCAATTAACTTCATCTATCTATAACAGTTTCGTTTGTGCTGTTATATGTCCGTGTGCgcaagtaaaaataattttcgcgaaaagaaCTTACGCAGCGGGCTTTTTTAGCCACTAGTACAATAGTAacattaagttttttaaatatttagacgcATACCTAGATAATCTATTCTTAATTAGAATAAATGCTAAAAAaccattttattattattataaaataagCAGAAGCTTTTCGAACTACGTTCGTCTTCAGTGCAAAAATGTACAAGTATAAATTCGTCTTATGAAAAACATCGGCTACTAACAGCTTGTTAATAGGTTAAGTGGTATTGTTATTTAAGCATTTTTATCAACACTGTGAgctaaaaaaatgcatttaattacataaaaatattaggaactTACAATCCAGCAACAACAGCACAGCCATAATAAGAATATAAGGGATGCTACAATAATTAAGATAATCAGCCAAATAGGCCAGTCATCTTCATCATGATCGTCATGAACAACAAACACGACATGAGTgaactaaataaaaatacatcgtATAAAACACGTGGTATAAAACACGTCGGTTCAAACACGTCGGATAAAACATGTCGTATAAAGCTTGTCGTAGAAAAGACATTGTATAAAAGACGTCGTATAAGACACGTCGTATAAAACACGTCGTATAAACGTCAAAGAAACATCATAAAACAAGTCGAGTAACAAAACccttaaaaataacattatggAGGCACGTCTTTTGCTTGATAAGAATACAGTAAATCATTGAATGCTCATTGTAGACGCTTCAGgcgttcttattaatttgagtTAGGAGttgggaaataaaaaaaacatactttaaaaaaaacattacggGAAGCGCCTAATAACCGACGGCAGATATGCATATTCAGTTGAAGCGCttgtttgtattttcttttaaaataagagAGTTATGCAGCAGGACTGCTTGTTTTGCAAAGGGCGCTTGTTTAATTATTTCCAATAATGGAAAGCGTTAAAGTGAAAGCTACGTTTATAGAAACATTTACCGTTCCGTTGCCAAAATGTTTTCCTATCTCTGCTGTATCACCTCCTTGTAATAACTTCAAAAGTTCTACTACTGCAGCATTTGTCAAATCTTTATTTGGCTCCTTACTGGACTTGTAGCTGATGTAAAATTTTACAACAGCTGTTTCATCAGGGCTGCTTTTACAATTTCCTAAGTTCATTACAATCACTTGATCCGCGCCTGTACTTTTCTCcacattttttgacaaaactttAGCAAGTCCTTCTCTAAATTCTGgggaatatttacaaaaatctttCCATAGCATTGTTAACGTCACGTTGCCGTAGAAATCTGGTTTGTCGGGAGAATCTGTTGTGTACAGGCGTTCTGTAGTGGCGATTGTCGGTTCTTTCGTTGTCGGTAGGCTGGTGCTTGTTAAGGGTGTATCTGTGGGTTTCTTTGTCGTAGCATTTGTGTTAAGCCCTTCCGTTGTAGCATTTGTTATTGGACTATCTGTTGGTTTTGATGTAGTGTTTGATTGTGTTGTAGTTTTAGGCTTCTCTGTTGTTTCTTTGGTAGGTGGAAGAACTGCTACAGAGGAGGACATTACAGTTGATGTTGAAGGACTCGGTTCTATGGACTTTGTTGGCGTTGTAGATGACTGAGTTTCTGATTTAGTACTGGACGAGCTGGTGCTACTTTTAGTTGGAGTTGCTTCAATACTAGTTAATGACTTTGACGCCGATGTTGATGATTTTGACGCAGATGTTGATGATTTTGTCGCCGATCTTGATGATCTTGTCACCGACGGTAACGTACTTGAAGGCGGCAAAACTTTAGTCACACCTATAAAAATGAACAATTTCAAAGTAGGGTATTTAAAAAACCATTTATTAGAATCTAACTTGGTTGAAATACTGTTAATCCGATTAGATTTCATATGATATTAAATAAACACGCGTTCTTCTGTTGTACTACACACATAACTTTACATTTCGAAGTGATCAAATGATATCACATACGGGTAAAGTTGTTTCAACAATATGTTGAATAACAGTActaatataaaacaaaacttaacATCTTTGAAACTTACTAAGGATTGTGCTTGCAGACGATCCTATCTGATAAGAAGAACTTTTCAGTGCTGGTGTACTTCTTGATGTGCTTAGAGTGACTTCAATTGTTGGTGATGTTTGAACTTCAGTAGACGAAGGAAGTAAGGTGGCTATTGGCTCTGTAGTTGAAGATGTAACTACCATACTGTCGCTAATGGATATAAGGGACATCGATTTTATATTTGAAGCTGATATGCTTCTTTGAGGGCTGTTAGAAGAACTAAGAACCATGCTGACTTCAATTGAAGGCGTGAATAATCTAGTCTTAATTGTAGCACTAGTTGATACAGATTCTCGTCTTGTTGTTGGCGCGATTTTTATAGAAGTGGAAACTTTTTCCTCCACTTGTGAAGATATTATTGGTAAGGAGGAACTTGATGAAACTAAAAGGTAGAATCGGATTAGTATTTTCTTTCAATGATGTCTAGCGTATTTTGCATATCAAAAACACATTCTCTTAGGGTGATAACAATGTTCTTGCAGAAGGGTGTGCGTTTAACGTTtaacgttttcttttttaatgttttaataacttaacaaaaataatttaacgttTTAATAACGTTTTCTTTTACCGTGTTGTGTTCATTGCTAAAGTGTAAAATAGATTATCTATTATCACATTCAATGTTGTGGTAATAGAGAGCTGATGAAGAATATTTCTATGTTAACTAACCCTTTTGTTTAGAAAATCTGGACCAAAAAGCTTAACAAAATATGATAGGGTGCAATAATTTCAGTTATTCGTGCATTTCAAGAGTGCAATGGGCGACAAAGACAGAGAATACACGTATCTAAAATGGTAAATTACAGTATGCTGATGTCTGATTTGTTAGGCCAGATGAAATTGAAGGTAAATATGATATTGAAGGTTTCAAGGATAGTAATGTAGCAGATGGTATTCTTGTATCTGTGGATGAATAGGTAGCTAAATACACAAATAATACTCTTCTATATATACTTTATTGGAAAAGCCTTCGGCATATGACCTAGGTGCACTAACATATATTACACGTGTGAGATTTTCCCTAACTCCATTTTACAAATTTGCAAAAGTAGGTCagctatcatgttcaagaaatgataagctTTGAATGATAATGGAACACTGAACAGAGAAAATAGTGCGATAGTGCGtgcgataaattaaaaaaattaaaacattgaaacatttttaGCGGGAACCCCTATACAAAGGCGATAATGAAACAACGAACAACGTATGCATGGTTGTGTAATGCAATGATTTGTTACTAATACAATATTGCACTGTGCTGTGAATTTATGCGCGTAAATTGTATGATATATTATGTGTAGCTATGCAATCTGGTGTAGCAGTAATACAGTGTTGTGCTGTCAGATATTTTGATGACTAAGAGTAGTGTACGGTATTAAAGGGCATAAATTGTATGGTATGTTATGTGCAGTTATGCAGTCTTGTGCGGCAGTTACATAGTGTTTATATAGTAGCAAAGAGTGTTGTGCGGTGTTACGCAGTCTTGCATAACAATTTCCTGTGCAGATAATCTAGCGTGCAGTGCCAATATAATGTCTACGTACTAGAGCTTGCAGAATGCATCGTTGATGTTGCATCCATGGAGCTTCTTGTAATAACTGTGGTGTACATTTCCATTGAAATATAGCTTGTTAATGCTTTGCTGTTACTTTTAACTGTGGAAAGGGCTAAATATTAGGTAATGTTTTGTAATATTGTAATGTTGGTAAATGTAAGATAGTACTCGCTTTTTGTATAAATACTgggattgtatttttttttggcaaatttgttactgatttaaaaaaaaagattttttctgaGAAATTGttgcttattaaaagaaaaaagggaAGTGGCGTTTAATCTCACCTATAGTTTGTTTAACCTTCACTGTTTGAAAAATAATCTCTATAATTACGGGTATCATTAAATGCATTCCTGTATTAATGATAcccttattttgttaaaaatggtaGCAGAATTTCTCCTGCTAATGATGCACCAAATAGCTTTTCCCaggatataaaaaaatcttaattttcaaagggCTAGTAACtagctaatatatatatatactatatgcGCTCAGGTTATAAAACAGTGAAGCCATTTCAAAAACTCGAAAAAACTACAATGCACTGTGCAAGATGAAGGCAATATTTGAATAGTAGCTCAGTTGTTGAAGAAATTCTAAGGCATTTGATGTAACTTAAAAAACGGTTTTAAATGTTTAACTCAAAAATGGTTTATGGTAcctaaaatttaagataaactAACAAAACTGTACAGAAGATGTTTATGGTTATTTGTGACAATTTGGGCACCCTATTTTCttgaaaagtcaaaaaaatgtgTCAGTGTGAATGGGAAAATTATATGTGGTGTTtgttaaaagaaataacattactGTAGGCCGACGTTTGACTTGGTGCATCAGATGAAATTAATGATGAGGATGTCGAAAGCTTTAAGGACATCAAAGAAGGGGTTGCGTTTAATGTGTCTGTGGTTGGATGGATAGCTAAATGTACAAATAGtactttaaacatttattttttgcttttttaatgcAACTTTTTTCTTACTTATTGGTGAATGTCATCTTCTTGTAATTAGCAGTTTCAGAAGCTCTAGGTATTTTGCAGTACAATGGTAACTTGAGTTGCTGTAGTTAGTAAATAAGGTTACGCAATCAATTATGTAGCTATTTTGAGCTTTTCGTCAATAGTTTATGATGCGTTTTGGAAAGATACTAGCCTAAAATATGATCACAGACAAGGAAATGATAAATTCAATGTTTTGTAAAGACTGTGGTAGATCATTTAAATAATAATACCTAGAATGTTTACGACAGACGactttataataaaaacaattgttCCATAGCACACGCAAATAGATAGTGACCACTTAACGCAAAGAGTGATGcaaaagtcttatttatttcTGGTAGAGAATCTACGaagtaaattgaaaaaaaaaaaaaaaaattagtgttgAGCGAGTGTGCTTGTGGGAACGAAACATGTATGAATAAATTACTGCATACTGCTGTTTGGTTTGATGGATCAGATGAAATTTATGTATATgacattaaattttataatgatACTACGGTAGCAGTTGGATTTGATGTATCTGTAGCTGGATGCGTGGTTAGTTAGATAAGTAATAGCTCCCACCATTCTTTCAACGTTTTTTATTCATTTCCAAACCAGTTCAGTAGACCTCAgtcatcaaaacatttttgtagaTATTCAAATCAAGACCTGCAACCAATCTCGCGCCTTTTTATTGTCATAAAGACATAGAAAATCAAGCTTATTAGTTGTGATGATTCAAAACCCAGACCCATCTCATCAAGTAGCAATTAAATTAACGTAACTCAATCCGTGCTATTTGACACTTAACAAAAGATATCATGCTTTATGCTGGTATGCTGGTACTGTTAAGTTAAACAATCGATTACCACATATACAGATTGTTGTAACTAGAAGAGAATTCTGCTATGTTAAAAAGGAATTAATAGTGTTATAATATGCGAGGTCTATAGAATCTAAAAATTTGCGGTTTATTACTTTTACCTGTGGGcctaatgaatttaaaaatatgcgGATACTGAAAAGAATGGGATGCAATTAGTACATTCGTTGCCATGTATGCTGCCTTTTTGTACGGTTTGGGTGTGTTGTGCATTTGACTGAAAATATATTATGGTGTAAGCAAATTGCTGTGCTGGACAATCAAACGTGCAGTGCGAAAAAATGATTACATACTAATGAAAGAGGAATGCGCTGTTGTTTTTGTCTCCATGGAGCTTCCTTTAAGAATTGGACTTGATGGTTCCATTGAAGTAGATCTTGTTCCAACTTTACTGTTGCTACTTACCAAAACTGTGTGAAGAACGAAATACGTGTTATTGACAGctaattatttttcttatttatatagATGCGTCTAAAGGGATGCCTGTGCAAGTGATATTGAAAGACGTATGGTTTTTGTGTAAAAATGTAATGAAGATACTTACTCTGAAATAGTAGGATGTAACctttttaacaataataaaacCCCTTATAAATTTTAGAGTAACGaagtattattttattgttaggtggcaaaaataaattcaaaatgattattagtgcgaaaaaaaaattctcaatctgaaatgtgaaaaataattaaaatacggaagaatgtaaatttaaataatttttaaatatttttttgtaaaacatttCGCTTTCTTAAGATTTCAGAAGAGGTTAATGCATTTTTAAGCTCTTGAAAACGTTGatagataaaaattttaaatacggTAAAAATATTTCGCAGTTAAGTTGtgcatgacaaaaaaaattatgtgcgGATATTATAAGTCATTAATACCCGATTGAAATGAAGTGGTTGATTCAGATCCAGTTATGACGGATGTCAAAGATAAAGGTGGAGATAAGGTTGCTGTTGATGTTGATGAAATTGATGATGATGTACTTTCTGACGACCTTGGAAATATTAACGTGTTTTCTACGGATTGTGCGCTTGAACTTGTTATAGTTGTTAATAACGACATGAGCAGAGTTCTTGATGTTGACATTGACAGAACACTGGATGGTGCCAGAGTTTCCAGAGGTGACGTGATTATTGTTGTTGATATTGTTAAAGATGATACAGCCGATGTTTCTAATGTTATTGAAGATGTGCTTGCAGATGACATACCTGATGACGCTGATGGGAGTGAGGTTTTTGAAGTCGATGATGCCATAAATGATGCACTTGCTGCTATTAAACTAGTTGGAGAAGGAGGGCTTGCTGTTGCTGATTGTCTTGGAGATGAAATGGATGAAATGCTTAACGTCGAAGCTGGAATGCTTGACATAACAATCGTTGCTGAAAAAATACCTGTTTCTGAGGGCGCAGAATTTGATGCTGAAGGCGAATAACTTGACGTTGTCGGTATAACCGGTGTTGGAGAGAAAGAACTTGACGCTGGTAATAGGGTGCTTGAAGCTGTAGATGTCGAAGTTAATGTGGAGTATGAAGTACTTGATGTTGAAGGTGGAATTCTCGACGTTGATGAGCTAGTTTCTATTGAAGTGCTAGGAGGAGACTTACTTGACgatgctaaaataaaaatatagaaactGGACTTTTAGAGAGATGGAGTCACAAACGAAAGATTGATAACATAATTTGACAATGTTTGGTTGCAAgttgtctttaatttttttatttggctATTTTGGAAACACACATGGAATAAAAAATACCCATATAAATTCACAGTCTCTTGTCCTAATATATCTTAATAGCGGAAATAGTGACATAGTTTCTTTCATTCATCCTTTACTTTCCTTCATACGTAAAAATATAGATTTTGACGACTACAAAAATAACTGCGAGCCTCTGAAAGCAATCCAAATAGTGTAGATTTTGGCATCTTTAATTGCAATTACCCCCACTCTGATTCGGTACACTATGTTCAATTCACACTTAGTTTATAAACTGTTTACAATTCATGTTACCTGGACAAACACCTAAGTTGCATGACTGTGTAGCTGTTTCCACGTCAGGGTATGACCTTCCTTTACATGTACTCTTTGTGCAACTTTTCTTAGGCGGATCCACACAATTTCGAGTTCTTGTCCTAACTCCTGCATCACATGATTTAGAGCATGCACCCCAATTAGACCATTCTGTCCAAAAATTCAGAGCACCTAAAAAACAAGAATGAAGAAATTAACTTGAATAGTCATTAGAATATTATTGGCTGACTATCTATTTTTGTCTGATAAAAAAGAGAATCCAAGAGTTGTATTCTTGCACACTGGAGGATGTCTGCTTTATTATACAGCTGTTTATCCACATTAGTCAAATTCAGGACAGTTTGAACATGGAGTTGTATGTTGAACTTCTTGAAGCCTATCTTGGCATGAATATTAAAAATCCAATTGAATCAGTTCTGCAAATAGTTCATtatatgtttattaaaaaaattcagaattGCAATTGAAGTGTAAAGATGCAAGAGATCTTTTTACGCTGATACCCAGGAAGATGGATCCATCCTCCTAGCCGATACTAAACAATCTAATTGTATTTTAAAGGAAATTCTCACCTGTGCTTATACAAGTGAAATTAACTACGATGTATTTGCTTTTGGATGGACATGGATCTCCCCAAACATCAACTTTACATTCATCTTGGAAATTAAACGCTAGAAAAGGATGTAAAAGATGGAATTTTTTCTAATAACAGCTTAAAAAACGAATTACAATAATTTATTCCTCTCAATGTTAGAATATAAGATACAAACCATATTTCCAGAGATTTTTGgatcagtttttaaaaaaaaaaaaattcaaaagaaaaaCCTGAACCTTTCTTATCAGCTTATTTTAGGTGTAGAGGAGCTATGTAGTTGAGATTGAAAGCGACCTTGACTTCCAAGGaaattcaaaagtatactatAAACTttcctttctttaaaaaaagtacatataAAAATCATTGTCTCATCAGTATGAGTGATTTAGATTTCGcatataaacttttatttttatgcaaCAGCTACCTGTATTTTAAAATTACACCGTGCATCCTGACGTTTTAAACACcaattttaaaaagattctATTCCCTATTCTTTCCCTACTTTAAAGATCGCCGCCTTTAAGCCACGGGGACATGGAACAATTTTGgcacattaattttttttttgcaatcatctaaaaaattatgtcttcAAGCATCCATGCTACAAATAACATCTCTATCAAAACAAGGGAAATATTTAGCCAGTCCTAAGTGCTTCAAAAGCACTAATACCCTAGTGTATATCCAAGCTATATGGTTTAAAATGTAGTTACAACAACTTATAATTAATTATCTTACATGCTTTTAGCGTACACTCTGTTTCGTTGTCACAAAGTCTTTTTGCATTATCCAATTGAGATTCTGCCAATGTTGCATTTGGTACGCAGTCAGTTATAGTACCACTCGGGTTTTTACAATCTATTGTACTTGTTCTTCCAAAAAAGGCACCGGTTATACTTAAAACTcctacaaaagaaaaattgtggGTTAGTGTACTTCATATGTGACGTATGGTTTAGCAGTTgcgtacacatttttttaaaataagttcttttttgtctgacgctgggtgtttgtttgtttgttcgtgAATTTGTGGAGTTCTTCGGATACCTgtgtaattttagatttaatgtTCAACATAAAGCGAAGTGTGGTTCTAAACGAAAGAACAACACAAAAGTACGACGTGCTCGAAGTCCAACAATTTGTTGATGAAATGAATTTACAAGAACTgtcaaatattttattgttttacgAGCCTTgtgttcaaaaaagaaaaaaaaacttagctTTTACCTTTACGTAGAATTTCCGCGATTGAAAAATTATTCGAGGTTCGAAATATTTTTAAGGTGTTCTTAGTTTTGGGGCAAATCTCAGCCTAAATGTATATGTAGCAGATTCTTTTAAGAAGGAAACTCGTGTTATAAGTTTAAATTAAATATCTTTCCCTTAATAAGAATtccaaaattctaaccaggctgaTCATTATTCTCATTTCTgcattgttcttatatttttataaatcacATCATTTTCTATGATTTTCCACAAAAATTACATACCAATTGGTGAATGTTGTTTAAAACATTTACAAGTTCCTAATAAACGTCACCACACAAACTGTCATAAATAAGTGGACTGTACGAATACTAAGTGTGAAAATAGCAATGACCTGGCTGTTTGATTGATTATGTTGAATAAAGGGATGAAGTTAAACATGCTGAAGATAAACACTTAATCATACATACCGCCGCTCTTGCATGTTATTTTCCGTGTTAGCCCTGTACAAATTCTTTCTGTACATTGGTTATTTAAACCGCAATCTAAAAGCAAGATAAGAATT belongs to Hydractinia symbiolongicarpus strain clone_291-10 chromosome 1, HSymV2.1, whole genome shotgun sequence and includes:
- the LOC130638112 gene encoding serine-rich adhesin for platelets-like isoform X6; this encodes MGLKVIFIDFIFIILLHHGYSQLDCGLNNQCTERICTGLTRKITCKSGGVLSITGAFFGRTSTIDCKNPSGTITDCVPNATLAESQLDNAKRLCDNETECTLKASFNFQDECKVDVWGDPCPSKSKYIVVNFTCISTGALNFWTEWSNWGACSKSCDAGVRTRTRNCVDPPKKSCTKSTCKGRSYPDVETATQSCNLGVCPASSSKSPPSTSIETSSSTSRIPPSTSSTSYSTLTSTSTASSTLLPASSSFSPTPVIPTTSSYSPSASNSAPSETGIFSATIVMSSIPASTLSISSISSPRQSATASPPSPTSLIAASASFMASSTSKTSLPSASSGMSSASTSSITLETSAVSSLTISTTIITSPLETLAPSSVLSMSTSRTLLMSLLTTITSSSAQSVENTLIFPRSSESTSSSISSTSTATLSPPLSLTSVITGSESTTSFQSVLVSSNSKVGTRSTSMEPSSPILKGSSMETKTTAHSSFITTYSSTDTRIPSATLLSLKPSISYLPSISSGLTNQTSAYFSSSSSLPIISSQVEEKVSTSIKIAPTTRRESVSTSATIKTRLFTPSIEVSMVLSSSNSPQRSISASNIKSMSLISISDSMVVTSSTTEPIATLLPSSTEVQTSPTIEVTLSTSRSTPALKSSSYQIGSSASTILSVTKVLPPSSTLPSVTRSSRSATKSSTSASKSSTSASKSLTSIEATPTKSSTSSSSTKSETQSSTTPTKSIEPSPSTSTVMSSSVAVLPPTKETTEKPKTTTQSNTTSKPTDSPITNATTEGLNTNATTKKPTDTPLTSTSLPTTKEPTIATTERLYTTDSPDKPDFYGNVTLTMLWKDFCKYSPEFREGLAKVLSKNVEKSTGADQVIVMNLGNCKSSPDETAVVKFYISYKSSKEPNKDLTNAAVVELLKLLQGGDTAEIGKHFGNGTFTHVVFVVHDDHDEDDWPIWLIILIIVASLIFLLWLCCCCWIFCGKKEKEPVKRKYTFQHIDPLGIPHVKISDENGNAKPTYTSTMTVTVRPKSPAATHFDNPAYEMNEYPPTPSFGFRPVNVKLVNLKSGDDSDIEKKPDSGSDSSSDDEKSPPSPETTKVYLDGKLVQEIPVLEKATEL
- the LOC130638112 gene encoding mucin-2-like isoform X14, which codes for MGLKVIFIDFIFIILLHHGYSQLDCGLNNQCTERICTGLTRKITCKSGGVLSITGAFFGRTSTIDCKNPSGTITDCVPNATLAESQLDNAKRLCDNETECTLKASFNFQDECKVDVWGDPCPSKSKYIVVNFTCISTGALNFWTEWSNWGACSKSCDAGVRTRTRNCVDPPKKSCTKSTCKGRSYPDVETATQSCNLGVCPASSSKSPPSTSIETSSSTSRIPPSTSSTSYSTLTSTSTASSTLLPASSSFSPTPVIPTTSSYSPSASNSAPSETATYSSTDTRIPSATLLSLKPSISYLPSISSGLTNQTSAYFSSSSSLPIISSQVEEKVSTSIKIAPTTRRESVSTSATIKTRLFTPSIEVSMVLSSSNSPQRSISASNIKSMSLISISDSMVVTSSTTEPIATLLPSSTEVQTSPTIEVTLSTSRSTPALKSSSYQIGSSASTILSVTKVLPPSSTLPSVTRSSRSATKSSTSASKSSTSASKSLTSIEATPTKSSTSSSSTKSETQSSTTPTKSIEPSPSTSTVMSSSVAVLPPTKETTEKPKTTTQSNTTSKPTDSPITNATTEGLNTNATTKKPTDTPLTSTSLPTTKEPTIATTERLYTTDSPDKPDFYGNVTLTMLWKDFCKYSPEFREGLAKVLSKNVEKSTGADQVIVMNLGNCKSSPDETAVVKFYISYKSSKEPNKDLTNAAVVELLKLLQGGDTAEIGKHFGNGTFTHVVFVVHDDHDEDDWPIWLIILIIVASLIFLLWLCCCCWIFCGKKEKEPVKRKYTFQHIDPLGIPHVKISDENGNAKPTYTSTMTVTVRPKSPAATHFDNPAYEMNEYPPTPSFGFRPVNVKLVNLKSGDDSDIEKKPDSGSDSSSDDEKSPPSPETTKVYLDGKLVQEIPVLEKATEL
- the LOC130638112 gene encoding mucin-2-like isoform X5, which gives rise to MGLKVIFIDFIFIILLHHGYSQLDCGLNNQCTERICTGLTRKITCKSGGVLSITGAFFGRTSTIDCKNPSGTITDCVPNATLAESQLDNAKRLCDNETECTLKASFNFQDECKVDVWGDPCPSKSKYIVVNFTCISTGALNFWTEWSNWGACSKSCDAGVRTRTRNCVDPPKKSCTKSTCKGRSYPDVETATQSCNLGVCPASSSKSPPSTSIETSSSTSRIPPSTSSTSYSTLTSTSTASSTLLPASSSFSPTPVIPTTSSYSPSASNSAPSETGIFSATIVMSSIPASTLSISSISSPRQSATASPPSPTSLIAASASFMASSTSKTSLPSASSGMSSASTSSITLETSAVSSLTISTTIITSPLETLAPSSVLSMSTSRTLLMSLLTTITSSSAQSVENTLIFPRSSESTSSSISSTSTATLSPPLSLTSVITGSESTTSFQSVLVSSNSKVGTRSTSMEPSSPILKGSSMETKTTAHSSFITLSTVKSNSKALTSYISMEMYTTVITRSSMDATSTMHSASSISSSSSLPIISSQVEEKVSTSIKIAPTTRRESVSTSATIKTRLFTPSIEVSMVLSSSNSPQRSISASNIKSMSLISISDSMVVTSSTTEPIATLLPSSTEVQTSPTIEVTLSTSRSTPALKSSSYQIGSSASTILSVTKVLPPSSTLPSVTRSSRSATKSSTSASKSSTSASKSLTSIEATPTKSSTSSSSTKSETQSSTTPTKSIEPSPSTSTVMSSSVAVLPPTKETTEKPKTTTQSNTTSKPTDSPITNATTEGLNTNATTKKPTDTPLTSTSLPTTKEPTIATTERLYTTDSPDKPDFYGNVTLTMLWKDFCKYSPEFREGLAKVLSKNVEKSTGADQVIVMNLGNCKSSPDETAVVKFYISYKSSKEPNKDLTNAAVVELLKLLQGGDTAEIGKHFGNGTFTHVVFVVHDDHDEDDWPIWLIILIIVASLIFLLWLCCCCWIFCGKKEKEPVKRKYTFQHIDPLGIPHVKISDENGNAKPTYTSTMTVTVRPKSPAATHFDNPAYEMNEYPPTPSFGFRPVNVKLVNLKSGDDSDIEKKPDSGSDSSSDDEKSPPSPETTKVYLDGKLVQEIPVLEKATEL
- the LOC130638112 gene encoding mucin-2-like isoform X3, yielding MGLKVIFIDFIFIILLHHGYSQLDCGLNNQCTERICTGLTRKITCKSGGVLSITGAFFGRTSTIDCKNPSGTITDCVPNATLAESQLDNAKRLCDNETECTLKASFNFQDECKVDVWGDPCPSKSKYIVVNFTCISTGALNFWTEWSNWGACSKSCDAGVRTRTRNCVDPPKKSCTKSTCKGRSYPDVETATQSCNLGVCPASSSKSPPSTSIETSSSTSRIPPSTSSTSYSTLTSTSTASSTLLPASSSFSPTPVIPTTSSYSPSASNSAPSETGIFSATIVMSSIPASTLSISSISSPRQSATASPPSPTSLIAASASFMASSTSKTSLPSASSGMSSASTSSITLETSAVSSLTISTTIITSPLETLAPSSVLSMSTSRTLLMSLLTTITSSSAQSVENTLIFPRSSESTSSSISSTSTATLSPPLSLTSVITGSESTTSFQSVLVSSNSKVGTRSTSMEPSSPILKGSSMETKTTAHSSFITIHPTTDTLNATPSLMSLKLSTSSSLISSDAPSQTSAYTLSTVKSNSKALTSYISMEMYTTVITRSSMDATSTMHSASSISSSSSLPIISSQVEEKVSTSIKIAPTTRRESVSTSATIKTRLFTPSIEVSMVLSSSNSPQRSISASNIKSMSLISISDSMVVTSSTTEPIATLLPSSTEVQTSPTIEVTLSTSRSTPALKSSSYQIGSSASTILSVTKVLPPSSTLPSVTRSSRSATKSSTSASKSSTSASKSLTSIEATPTKSSTSSSSTKSETQSSTTPTKSIEPSPSTSTVMSSSVAVLPPTKETTEKPKTTTQSNTTSKPTDSPITNATTEGLNTNATTKKPTDTPLTSTSLPTTKEPTIATTERLYTTDSPDKPDFYGNVTLTMLWKDFCKYSPEFREGLAKVLSKNVEKSTGADQVIVMNLGNCKSSPDETAVVKFYISYKSSKEPNKDLTNAAVVELLKLLQGGDTAEIGKHFGNGTFTHVVFVVHDDHDEDDWPIWLIILIIVASLIFLLWLCCCCWIFCGKKEKEPVKRKYTFQHIDPLGIPHVKISDENGNAKPTYTSTMTVTVRPKSPAATHFDNPAYEMNEYPPTPSFGFRPVNVKLVNLKSGDDSDIEKKPDSGSDSSSDDEKSPPSPETTKVYLDGKLVQEIPVLEKATEL